Proteins encoded within one genomic window of Mesobacillus subterraneus:
- a CDS encoding DUF5381 family protein: MEEHNIKVSEGKVEILYTNPGAGCMVSSALFGTLLSAFVLFVVAPDSGFVRGFLSIVIGMIGLVFSGSILLKLISVILSGKTLLTIESGLLICRKDHVPINEIKDIKWGGSSLKYLVVQTTNKKNIKFPTYNLVGEEKVNQVIQEYLVPHATPELKLKWEKRMGNKGA, translated from the coding sequence ATGGAAGAACATAATATAAAAGTTTCAGAAGGAAAGGTTGAAATCCTCTACACGAATCCCGGTGCCGGCTGCATGGTGTCATCGGCGTTATTTGGCACCTTGCTTTCGGCCTTTGTTCTGTTTGTTGTAGCGCCTGATTCCGGTTTCGTAAGAGGCTTTTTAAGTATCGTAATCGGAATGATCGGACTGGTTTTTTCAGGCTCCATTTTACTCAAGCTCATAAGTGTGATCCTTTCAGGCAAGACATTATTAACGATTGAGTCTGGACTGTTAATATGTCGTAAAGATCATGTTCCAATCAATGAAATCAAAGATATCAAATGGGGCGGCTCCAGCTTAAAGTATCTTGTAGTCCAAACCACAAACAAAAAGAACATCAAATTTCCTACTTATAATCTGGTAGGTGAAGAAAAGGTGAACCAGGTTATACAGGAGTATCTAGTTCCTCATGCGACACCTGAATTAAAATTGAAGTGGGAAAAACGCATGGGTAATAAAGGA
- a CDS encoding DUF5381 family protein — protein MENEMQENNIKVYDDRVEVVYTSGGAGCLLTGGGIMFLASLFILFYIVPTSGVVRAFIGVIIGGIGFLFISTMLIKVLRAILTGKAVYTVQDGYFKGKNKAVAIKDITDMKWAGSSLKYLAIKTTNKKTVKLSSYNLVPEEKVNQVINDYVVPYATPEFKENWNKRMSNKGA, from the coding sequence ATGGAAAATGAAATGCAAGAGAATAATATAAAAGTTTACGATGATCGAGTAGAGGTGGTTTACACCAGCGGAGGGGCAGGCTGTCTGTTGACTGGTGGCGGTATCATGTTCTTGGCATCCCTCTTCATCTTATTTTACATAGTTCCTACATCAGGGGTAGTAAGAGCATTTATAGGAGTGATAATTGGGGGCATTGGCTTCTTGTTTATCAGCACAATGTTGATAAAAGTGTTAAGAGCTATACTCACCGGAAAGGCAGTATATACAGTTCAGGATGGGTATTTTAAAGGGAAAAACAAGGCAGTCGCGATTAAGGACATCACAGATATGAAATGGGCTGGCAGTTCATTGAAGTATCTGGCAATCAAAACGACAAATAAAAAGACCGTCAAGTTATCTTCTTATAACCTTGTTCCTGAAGAGAAAGTGAACCAGGTGATTAACGATTATGTCGTTCCATATGCGACCCCAGAATTTAAGGAGAACTGGAATAAGCGTATGAGCAATAAAGGTGCATAA
- a CDS encoding exonuclease domain-containing protein — protein sequence MDFISIDFEIANNSLTSACSMGITFVHDNEIIDEKYYLIHPPTNNFDPEMTAVHGIEPRHVLSAPKFNNIWEEINHHFKDTFIVAHNAQFDMSVLYACLKEYELEVPDFSYICSIPISTKATRGLKIGNSLKERAEHFSIQLPEHHNALADARACAELVIKSVESKNYTSLKSYLTKHKSIPVRKFSELKPQTHLYKRKTFNRVKPSEITSTVDHFNEEHPFYNKNFVFTGELQAIDRKAAMQRVVNLGGIIKSGVSSKTDYVIVGHQDKSLVGEKGLSTKEVKAYSLIEQGIEITVLNENEFTNLLNVRTEV from the coding sequence ATGGATTTTATTTCAATAGATTTTGAGATTGCGAATAATAGTTTGACCAGTGCCTGTTCAATGGGTATTACCTTTGTCCATGACAACGAGATCATCGATGAAAAGTATTATCTAATACATCCACCTACAAACAATTTTGACCCTGAGATGACTGCTGTGCATGGGATTGAGCCTCGACATGTCCTTTCAGCACCAAAATTCAATAATATTTGGGAGGAAATCAACCATCATTTCAAGGATACTTTTATCGTCGCACATAATGCACAATTTGATATGAGCGTCCTATACGCTTGCCTAAAAGAATATGAATTAGAGGTACCGGATTTCAGTTATATTTGCAGTATCCCTATAAGTACCAAGGCTACTCGCGGTTTAAAAATTGGGAATTCATTAAAAGAAAGAGCAGAGCATTTTAGCATACAACTTCCCGAGCACCATAATGCATTGGCAGATGCTCGTGCTTGTGCTGAACTTGTCATCAAAAGTGTCGAGAGTAAGAACTACACATCTTTAAAATCATATTTAACAAAGCACAAAAGCATTCCAGTGAGAAAATTCTCTGAACTCAAACCACAAACACATCTCTACAAAAGAAAAACCTTCAATAGAGTTAAGCCATCCGAGATAACATCTACCGTAGACCACTTCAACGAGGAACATCCTTTTTACAATAAAAACTTTGTCTTTACTGGTGAACTCCAGGCTATTGACAGAAAAGCCGCCATGCAAAGGGTTGTGAACCTAGGCGGGATAATTAAATCCGGGGTTTCAAGTAAAACTGATTACGTTATTGTTGGGCATCAAGACAAATCTTTGGTTGGTGAAAAAGGATTAAGTACAAAAGAAGTAAAGGCTTATAGCCTTATAGAGCAAGGAATAGAGATAACAGTACTTAATGAAAACGAGTTTACAAATTTACTAAATGTACGAACTGAGGTGTAA